The following coding sequences lie in one Flagellimonas eckloniae genomic window:
- the rfbD gene encoding dTDP-4-dehydrorhamnose reductase yields the protein MKILVTGASGQLGSTFKSLVAEGGTKDLDFVFKSSSELDITDFDEVRAELVSSDYAYCINCAAFTNVDKAEADNDLAYRVNVTGARNLAMNCNKSKTVLIHISTDFVFDGFLNTPYLEDDIARPIGFYGDTKYKGERAIINNLEEHFVIRTSWLYSEFGNNFMKTMLKLGAERDELSVVYDQVGTPTYALDLAKVVLHIVKAHSIEYGVYNYSNEGVASWYDFAKAIFEGYNIDIDLKPILSEAYPTPAERPKFSVLDKTKIKNTFGLQIPHWKDSLAVALKAYSKINI from the coding sequence ATGAAGATATTGGTTACCGGAGCATCTGGGCAATTGGGAAGCACATTTAAATCCCTTGTTGCTGAAGGAGGTACAAAAGATTTGGATTTCGTTTTCAAATCCTCCTCAGAACTGGATATTACGGACTTTGATGAAGTACGTGCTGAATTGGTTTCTTCCGATTATGCCTATTGTATCAATTGCGCTGCATTTACAAATGTAGACAAAGCGGAGGCCGATAATGATTTGGCGTATAGGGTGAATGTAACCGGGGCCAGAAACTTGGCCATGAACTGTAATAAAAGCAAAACCGTTTTAATCCATATTTCCACAGATTTTGTTTTTGATGGTTTTCTCAACACGCCTTATTTGGAGGATGATATTGCAAGACCGATTGGTTTTTATGGCGATACCAAGTATAAAGGTGAACGCGCCATCATCAATAATCTAGAAGAACATTTTGTTATTCGTACCTCATGGTTGTATTCAGAATTTGGGAATAACTTTATGAAGACCATGCTAAAGTTAGGTGCCGAAAGAGATGAACTTTCCGTAGTGTACGATCAAGTGGGAACTCCAACCTATGCCTTGGATTTGGCCAAGGTGGTTTTACATATTGTAAAAGCACATAGTATAGAGTACGGAGTGTATAATTATAGTAACGAAGGCGTCGCCAGTTGGTACGATTTTGCAAAGGCAATTTTTGAAGGGTACAATATCGATATCGATTTAAAACCCATCCTGTCAGAAGCATATCCTACCCCAGCGGAACGACCAAAATTTAGTGTTTTGGACAAAACCAAGATCAAAAATACCTTTGGATTGCAAATTCCACATTGGAAGGACAGCCTTGCTGTTGCTTTGAAAGCCTATTCCAAAATCAATATCTAG
- a CDS encoding Crp/Fnr family transcriptional regulator: protein MKEVKIKKGEIIQRSGELGTKVYHVKTGLLRSYSIDNNGKENVFMFAPEGWVIADTCEPESKSSLFIDALEDSTVIVLKKDLEREKQNVGALTKRLNALQKRILMLISTNAIERYEYFIQTYPNIAQRVPQHMIASYIGVNPETLSAAKAKRLKKGS, encoded by the coding sequence TTGAAAGAAGTAAAGATCAAAAAAGGTGAAATAATTCAACGAAGTGGAGAACTTGGCACGAAAGTGTACCATGTCAAAACTGGACTCTTGCGTAGTTACTCAATTGATAATAATGGTAAAGAAAATGTTTTCATGTTCGCCCCTGAAGGATGGGTTATAGCAGACACATGTGAACCTGAATCAAAGTCAAGTCTCTTTATAGATGCGTTAGAAGATTCGACCGTTATTGTATTGAAGAAAGACCTTGAAAGGGAAAAACAAAATGTAGGAGCGCTTACAAAAAGATTGAATGCATTGCAAAAACGTATTTTGATGCTTATCAGCACAAACGCCATTGAACGTTATGAATATTTCATTCAAACCTATCCAAATATAGCTCAGCGTGTTCCGCAACATATGATTGCATCGTACATTGGTGTTAATCCTGAAACTCTGAGTGCTGCCAAGGCTAAACGTTTGAAAAAAGGCAGTTAA
- a CDS encoding glycosyltransferase, with the protein MIKGQDIIVVGIQAWDIEIGSNCKNIAAEFAKHNRVLYVNPPLDRSTLRRGKNTERVQKRIRIKNGEETGLVRIKDNLWNLYPKSMTESINWIPFHSIFKKLNRRNSKIFSSDIQEAMHQLKFKDVLLFNDSSMFLGLHLKEFLSPKTYTYYMRDYLIRVPYWRKHGERIEPQIIQQADTVVNNSTLYAEYGSKFNPNSFMVGQGCDVSLFNDEKDTIQIPKEFDAIPKPIIGYVGYLTSMRLDIELLEHMANTKKNWSIVLVGPEDEDFKSSKLHELDNVFFLGSKDGSELPAYVKGFDVAMNPQVVNDWTIGNYPRKIDEYLAMGKPTLATRTKAMEMFKEHVYLGSNKEEYIQLAEKALAENTPELVRKRIEFAKSHTWENNVRAIYDAIKKSA; encoded by the coding sequence ATGATTAAAGGTCAAGATATTATAGTTGTAGGGATACAAGCTTGGGATATTGAAATTGGCAGTAACTGCAAAAATATTGCTGCTGAATTTGCCAAGCACAACAGGGTACTTTATGTAAATCCACCATTGGATAGGTCTACCTTGAGGAGAGGGAAAAACACAGAAAGAGTTCAAAAAAGAATTAGAATCAAAAATGGGGAAGAAACAGGATTGGTTCGTATTAAGGACAATCTTTGGAATTTATACCCAAAATCCATGACCGAGTCTATCAATTGGATTCCCTTTCATTCCATATTCAAGAAATTGAATAGAAGGAATTCGAAGATTTTTTCTAGTGATATTCAAGAGGCAATGCATCAATTAAAATTTAAGGATGTTTTGCTTTTTAATGATAGTTCCATGTTTTTGGGATTACATCTTAAGGAATTTTTATCTCCTAAAACGTATACCTATTACATGAGGGATTATTTGATTCGAGTTCCATATTGGAGAAAACATGGAGAGCGTATTGAACCGCAAATTATTCAACAAGCGGATACCGTTGTAAATAATTCCACACTTTACGCGGAATACGGATCTAAGTTCAACCCAAATAGTTTTATGGTGGGCCAAGGTTGTGATGTTTCCTTGTTCAATGATGAAAAAGATACAATTCAAATCCCAAAAGAATTTGATGCCATTCCCAAACCTATTATTGGATACGTTGGATATTTAACCAGCATGCGATTGGATATTGAACTCTTGGAGCATATGGCCAATACCAAGAAGAATTGGAGTATAGTTTTGGTTGGGCCTGAAGACGAAGATTTTAAATCATCAAAATTACATGAGTTGGACAATGTATTTTTCTTAGGAAGCAAGGATGGATCAGAGCTTCCAGCATATGTTAAAGGTTTTGATGTAGCTATGAACCCGCAGGTGGTAAACGACTGGACCATTGGAAATTACCCGCGTAAGATTGATGAATATTTAGCAATGGGCAAACCTACATTGGCAACTAGGACCAAGGCCATGGAAATGTTCAAAGAACATGTTTATCTGGGAAGCAATAAGGAAGAATATATTCAACTGGCAGAAAAAGCTTTGGCGGAAAACACCCCTGAACTGGTAAGAAAACGGATTGAATTTGCTAAAAGTCATACTTGGGAGAACAATGTTAGGGCTATTTATGACGCCATTAAAAAATCAGCATAG
- the rfbA gene encoding glucose-1-phosphate thymidylyltransferase RfbA, translating into MKGIILAGGSGTRLHPLTLAVSKQLMPIYDKPMIYYPLSTLIESGIWEILIISTPHDLPMFQRLLGDGRKYGCRFEYAVQEHPNGLAEAFIIGEEFIGDDKVALILGDNIFYGTGLETLLQSNNDPDGGIIYAYHVTDPERYGVAEFDENGNVISIEEKPQKPKSNFAIPGIYFYDNDVVEIAKNIQPSKRGELEITDINQEYLKRGKLKVSIMDRGTAWLDTGTFQSLMQASQFVQVIEERQGLKIGAIESSAYKMGFITKSQFKKLTEPFLKSGYSKRLLEALT; encoded by the coding sequence ATGAAAGGAATAATATTGGCAGGAGGCTCGGGAACAAGGTTGCACCCCTTAACATTGGCGGTTAGCAAACAACTGATGCCCATCTACGACAAACCCATGATTTATTACCCGCTTTCAACATTAATAGAATCGGGAATTTGGGAAATACTAATTATATCAACACCACACGACCTACCCATGTTCCAAAGACTTTTGGGAGATGGCAGAAAGTATGGCTGCAGATTTGAATATGCTGTTCAAGAGCACCCGAATGGATTGGCGGAAGCTTTTATTATTGGGGAAGAATTTATTGGTGATGATAAAGTAGCTTTGATACTGGGCGACAATATTTTCTACGGGACAGGATTGGAAACGTTGTTGCAATCCAATAATGATCCAGATGGAGGCATTATTTATGCATATCATGTTACAGATCCAGAGAGATATGGTGTTGCTGAGTTCGATGAGAATGGAAATGTAATCTCCATAGAGGAAAAGCCACAAAAACCAAAATCCAATTTTGCCATTCCAGGGATTTATTTTTATGATAATGATGTGGTGGAAATTGCAAAAAACATTCAACCAAGTAAACGGGGTGAATTGGAAATAACCGATATCAACCAAGAATACTTAAAAAGAGGAAAGCTGAAAGTGAGCATCATGGACAGAGGTACGGCTTGGTTAGATACAGGAACCTTTCAGTCATTAATGCAGGCATCGCAGTTTGTTCAGGTTATAGAGGAAAGACAAGGGCTAAAAATTGGTGCTATTGAATCCTCTGCCTACAAAATGGGCTTTATTACCAAAAGCCAATTTAAAAAATTGACAGAGCCATTTTTAAAGAGTGGCTATAGCAAACGTTTATTAGAAGCATTGACATAA
- a CDS encoding glycosyltransferase family 4 protein: MKIGIEGQRLFRKKKHGMDMVALELIKNLQKIDHKNEYVVFVKPDFDDTCIPNAPNFKVVQLESKWGYPGWEQLALPKAAHKEGCDVLHCTSNTGPLFSKVPLVTTLHDIIYLESISVFKKEGTWYQKLGNMYRRYFVPPVIKKSKKVITVSNYEKDRINNHFGFKDDRLTAIYNGVGSHFKKLTDQDSLRDIKDTYALPDNFFFFLGNTDPKKNTKGVLKAFSDFNKVYPNQYKLVMLDYDERELQKLLASIDSEEIRPLIHLTGYVPNTDLPAIINQCTIFLYPSLRESFGIPILEGMACGVPVITSTTSSMPEVAGEDTALMVDPFNTLEITNAMKTLVEDKILAQVLAEKGIKRARHFSWETMAKNVLELYEDVHSEIKNS; encoded by the coding sequence ATGAAAATAGGGATAGAAGGACAACGTCTTTTCAGAAAAAAGAAACATGGGATGGACATGGTTGCTCTGGAGCTCATTAAAAACCTTCAGAAAATTGACCATAAAAATGAATATGTGGTTTTTGTAAAGCCAGATTTTGATGACACCTGCATACCTAATGCACCCAATTTTAAAGTAGTTCAATTGGAATCCAAATGGGGTTATCCAGGCTGGGAACAGCTAGCATTGCCCAAAGCAGCTCATAAGGAAGGTTGTGATGTTTTGCATTGCACTAGTAATACTGGGCCATTATTTTCCAAAGTTCCTCTGGTAACCACCTTGCACGATATTATTTATTTGGAAAGTATAAGTGTTTTTAAAAAAGAAGGAACATGGTATCAGAAATTGGGCAATATGTACCGACGGTATTTTGTGCCCCCGGTAATCAAGAAAAGCAAAAAGGTCATTACCGTTTCCAATTACGAAAAAGATCGGATCAATAACCATTTCGGATTTAAGGATGATAGATTAACTGCCATATACAACGGTGTTGGTTCGCATTTTAAAAAATTGACCGATCAAGACAGTTTAAGGGATATAAAAGATACCTATGCGCTGCCTGATAATTTCTTTTTCTTTCTTGGAAATACGGACCCAAAGAAAAATACCAAAGGTGTGTTGAAGGCATTTTCAGATTTTAATAAAGTGTATCCCAACCAATACAAATTGGTTATGTTGGATTATGATGAAAGAGAGCTTCAAAAACTTTTAGCATCCATTGATAGTGAAGAAATAAGACCACTGATTCATTTGACGGGATATGTTCCAAATACAGATTTACCGGCTATCATAAATCAATGTACAATATTCTTATACCCGTCGTTACGAGAAAGTTTTGGCATACCAATTCTTGAAGGGATGGCATGCGGGGTGCCTGTAATTACATCAACTACTTCATCAATGCCTGAAGTAGCTGGTGAGGATACTGCTTTAATGGTAGATCCCTTTAATACATTGGAGATAACTAATGCCATGAAGACCTTGGTCGAAGATAAAATATTGGCCCAGGTTTTGGCTGAAAAGGGAATTAAAAGAGCAAGACACTTTTCATGGGAAACCATGGCAAAGAATGTATTGGAACTATATGAAGATGTCCACAGCGAAATAAAAAATAGCTAG
- a CDS encoding glycosyltransferase family 2 protein, which produces MEFLKIFFWVSLFIIFYSYLGYGILLFLIIKIRRVFGLAKKFEGNKEYEPEVTLFVTAFNEKDFLDQKVKNSKSLNYPQDKVTQIWVTDGSNDGTPELLKKYDGVEVYHKDGRAGKIAAMNRGVKFVKTPIVIFSDANTDLGKNSIKEIVRLFRNPKVGCVSGEKRIYSKDADSAAGAGEGMYWKYESQLKKWDAELYSVVGAAGELFAIRTELWQEVEKDTLLDDFMISLRVAMSGYTIQYNPEAYAIETASANVKEELKRKVRISAGGIQSVVRLRTLLNFFKYGTLSFQYISHRVLRWTLTPLLLLLIIPINFVLAQNEGLFSLGLFNVLFWGQILFYAAALLGWFLENRQIRLKILFIPYYFFIMNLSVFLGFGRYIKGNQSVNWERAKRDVQAEAVA; this is translated from the coding sequence ATGGAGTTTTTAAAAATATTTTTTTGGGTTTCACTTTTCATAATCTTTTACTCCTATTTGGGGTATGGCATATTATTGTTCTTAATCATCAAGATTCGAAGAGTTTTTGGGTTGGCCAAAAAGTTTGAAGGCAATAAGGAATATGAGCCAGAAGTAACCCTCTTTGTTACGGCCTTTAATGAAAAGGATTTTCTGGACCAAAAGGTTAAAAATTCCAAGAGTTTAAATTATCCCCAGGACAAGGTTACCCAGATTTGGGTAACGGATGGATCTAATGACGGAACTCCAGAGTTATTGAAGAAATACGATGGGGTTGAGGTATACCACAAGGATGGAAGGGCTGGGAAAATCGCAGCCATGAACAGGGGGGTGAAATTTGTAAAAACCCCTATTGTCATCTTTTCAGATGCCAATACCGATTTGGGAAAAAATTCCATAAAGGAAATTGTTCGCCTGTTCCGTAATCCAAAAGTAGGATGCGTTTCTGGTGAAAAGCGAATTTATTCCAAAGACGCGGATAGTGCTGCAGGTGCGGGAGAAGGAATGTATTGGAAATATGAGTCGCAGCTTAAAAAATGGGATGCGGAACTCTACTCTGTGGTCGGTGCCGCAGGAGAACTTTTTGCCATACGAACGGAGCTTTGGCAAGAGGTGGAAAAAGACACCTTGTTGGACGATTTTATGATTTCGCTACGGGTGGCCATGTCTGGTTATACCATTCAATACAATCCAGAAGCCTATGCAATTGAAACGGCATCTGCCAATGTGAAAGAGGAACTGAAACGAAAAGTTAGAATTTCTGCGGGTGGAATTCAATCTGTAGTTAGATTGAGAACCTTGCTGAATTTTTTCAAATATGGGACGCTCTCGTTTCAATATATTTCACATCGGGTTTTACGATGGACATTGACTCCACTGCTACTTCTTTTAATAATCCCAATAAATTTTGTTTTAGCCCAAAATGAAGGATTGTTCTCCTTAGGGTTGTTCAATGTATTATTTTGGGGGCAAATATTATTTTATGCAGCAGCATTGTTGGGTTGGTTTTTAGAAAATAGACAGATTCGTTTAAAAATACTTTTCATCCCATATTATTTCTTTATCATGAATCTCTCCGTGTTTCTTGGTTTTGGAAGATACATCAAGGGGAATCAATCGGTAAATTGGGAGCGTGCCAAACGCGATGTGCAGGCTGAAGCAGTTGCTTAA
- the rfbC gene encoding dTDP-4-dehydrorhamnose 3,5-epimerase: MKVNKTEIEGCFIMEPTVFEDKRGYFFESFNQEKFETLTGAKPFFVQDNESFSSKGVLRGLHFQKGEHAQAKLVRVLDGEVLDVAVDIRPNSKTFGKVVSTLLSSNNKKQMFIPRGCAHGFVTLSDTAKFSYKCDNFYNAASEGGIIYNDPTFNIDWILESEDLIISEKDKFLPVFKEAVPH; encoded by the coding sequence ATGAAAGTTAATAAGACAGAAATAGAAGGTTGCTTTATTATGGAACCTACCGTGTTCGAGGACAAAAGAGGGTACTTTTTTGAAAGCTTCAACCAAGAAAAATTTGAAACCTTGACCGGTGCAAAACCATTTTTTGTCCAGGACAATGAATCTTTCTCCTCAAAGGGTGTGCTTAGGGGGCTCCATTTTCAAAAAGGGGAACATGCCCAGGCCAAGTTGGTTCGAGTTTTGGATGGTGAGGTGTTGGATGTAGCTGTTGATATAAGACCAAATTCCAAAACTTTTGGAAAAGTGGTTTCCACATTACTTTCATCAAACAATAAAAAACAGATGTTCATTCCACGGGGATGTGCACATGGTTTTGTAACTTTAAGCGATACAGCTAAGTTCTCGTACAAGTGCGATAATTTTTATAATGCGGCATCCGAGGGAGGGATAATTTATAACGACCCCACATTCAATATTGATTGGATTTTGGAAAGTGAGGATTTGATCATTTCAGAAAAAGATAAATTTTTACCTGTTTTTAAAGAAGCAGTTCCCCATTAA
- the rfbB gene encoding dTDP-glucose 4,6-dehydratase → MINILVTGGAGFIGSNFVPYFLEANKNVNLINIDALTYAGNLQNLDEVETHERYTFIKGDICDRKLIEKIFEQYTIQGVIHFAAESHVDNSIINPDAFMQTNILGTFNLIDVAKKYWMVGPEVYKEAFKDSRFHHVSTDEVYGTLGKEGLFMETTPYAPNSPYSASKASSDFIVRSYHHTYGMNVVTTNCSNNYGPKQHGEKLIPTIIRKAWAGEPIPIYGDGSNIRDWLYVLDHCKGIALAYFKGISGETYNIGGRNERNNLYIAQTVCDILDKKHPRSGGTSYSDLITYVKDRAGHDFRYAIDASKIENDLGWKADENFETGIEKTIDWYLNKFIHNQSKSLA, encoded by the coding sequence ATGATAAATATTTTGGTTACGGGAGGAGCAGGATTTATAGGTTCCAACTTTGTCCCTTATTTTTTGGAAGCAAATAAAAATGTCAATCTTATCAATATTGATGCCCTTACCTATGCCGGTAATTTGCAAAACTTGGATGAAGTTGAAACGCATGAGCGATATACATTCATCAAAGGGGATATTTGCGATAGAAAACTCATAGAAAAGATATTTGAACAATATACAATTCAGGGGGTAATTCATTTTGCTGCTGAATCTCATGTGGACAATTCCATTATTAATCCAGATGCTTTTATGCAGACCAATATTTTGGGCACATTTAATTTGATAGATGTTGCCAAAAAGTATTGGATGGTTGGGCCGGAAGTATATAAAGAGGCATTTAAAGATTCACGATTCCATCATGTGTCAACAGATGAGGTTTATGGAACATTGGGAAAAGAAGGTTTGTTTATGGAAACAACGCCATATGCGCCCAATAGTCCATATAGTGCTTCAAAAGCATCTTCAGATTTCATAGTAAGAAGTTACCACCATACCTATGGTATGAATGTGGTAACCACCAATTGTTCCAATAATTATGGGCCAAAACAACATGGTGAAAAGTTGATTCCAACCATAATACGAAAAGCTTGGGCGGGAGAACCCATTCCCATTTATGGCGATGGTTCCAACATACGGGATTGGTTATATGTTTTAGACCATTGTAAAGGAATAGCCCTTGCGTATTTCAAAGGTATTTCAGGTGAAACATACAACATTGGAGGAAGAAATGAGCGAAATAACCTGTACATAGCCCAAACGGTATGCGATATTTTGGATAAAAAACACCCGAGATCAGGGGGTACTTCCTATAGCGACTTGATCACCTATGTGAAAGATAGGGCAGGGCACGATTTTAGATATGCAATTGATGCTTCTAAAATTGAAAATGATCTAGGCTGGAAGGCAGATGAAAATTTTGAAACTGGCATTGAAAAGACCATTGATTGGTATTTGAACAAATTCATTCATAACCAATCCAAAAGTTTGGCTTAA
- a CDS encoding hybrid sensor histidine kinase/response regulator, with translation MEKPYIVAVDDEQLNLELLRFILERNEYQFEGTSDDEYLFELLEQRKPDLILLDVIMPKIEGFELCEKIKSVKKFQNIPVIFLTGKVNVKDKVRGFEVGGVDYVTKPFNEQELIARIQTHVELIRAKNQIEEQAKNLRQSNDLKDRMFSIIGHDLRSPLSAAKLKMDFIMRGIIDPKDDKFLGETVYDLLKTMDEALNLLQNLLGWAKSESNQIQMIPEKLDLSDLVEQTFRLLKLGSDHKQIEMRNNVTTDVFAFADNNMIKTVLRNILSNAIKFTPVEGVIQINAKPGKNKVTIEIEDNGNGISKEDIKKILNPNEHFSKLGTEKEPGTGLGLVLCQNFVQKNGGVLKIKSELGKGSTFYFELPVYSEQD, from the coding sequence ATGGAAAAACCTTATATCGTTGCTGTTGATGATGAACAGCTAAATTTAGAATTATTACGATTTATTTTAGAACGAAATGAATATCAATTTGAGGGCACCAGTGATGATGAATACCTTTTTGAACTTCTAGAGCAGCGTAAACCAGACCTAATTCTTCTCGATGTTATCATGCCCAAAATAGAAGGTTTTGAGCTTTGTGAAAAAATAAAAAGTGTCAAAAAATTCCAAAATATCCCTGTTATATTCCTTACGGGGAAAGTAAATGTTAAAGATAAGGTCAGAGGCTTTGAGGTAGGTGGTGTGGATTATGTCACTAAACCTTTTAATGAGCAAGAATTAATTGCTAGAATTCAAACGCATGTTGAATTGATACGTGCCAAAAATCAAATTGAAGAACAGGCCAAAAATCTTAGACAGTCAAATGATCTTAAGGACAGGATGTTTTCCATTATAGGTCACGATTTACGTTCCCCATTGAGTGCCGCCAAGTTAAAAATGGACTTTATCATGCGTGGTATTATTGATCCAAAAGATGATAAATTTTTGGGCGAAACTGTTTATGACCTTTTAAAAACTATGGATGAAGCATTAAACTTGCTTCAAAATCTATTGGGTTGGGCCAAATCTGAAAGCAATCAAATTCAAATGATTCCAGAAAAGCTGGACCTAAGCGATTTGGTTGAACAAACATTTCGACTTTTGAAATTGGGTAGTGATCATAAACAAATTGAAATGCGAAACAATGTTACTACAGATGTTTTCGCTTTTGCCGATAACAATATGATCAAAACAGTACTGCGAAATATACTTTCCAATGCCATAAAATTCACACCGGTTGAAGGAGTTATTCAAATTAACGCAAAACCCGGAAAAAATAAAGTTACAATAGAAATCGAGGATAATGGCAATGGAATTTCTAAGGAAGACATTAAAAAAATCCTGAACCCCAACGAACATTTCAGCAAATTAGGTACTGAAAAAGAACCTGGAACAGGGTTGGGTCTTGTACTCTGTCAAAATTTTGTCCAAAAAAATGGTGGAGTATTAAAGATTAAAAGTGAACTTGGAAAAGGAAGTACCTTTTATTTCGAGCTACCTGTTTATTCGGAACAAGATTAA
- a CDS encoding helix-turn-helix domain-containing protein, with amino-acid sequence MVNLYSFIKQNDSFHKLEVNELLFVEYTCIQEETKFGIWSDSNYFAFVTSGKKMWRSIYHDYEAEKGDILFIKKGANLTHQFFDDEFCAIFFFIPDNFIKSFFTKNASFLDAAQKQLSDQDAVLRVKSNKLLENYCESICSYLTLDEKPNTELLKLKFEELLLSLCGNKEHQHLTDYLISICQNQTYHMTRIMEENFGYNLKIEDYAKLCHMSLSKFKKAFNDHYKVTPGHWLKQRKLDLALHRLLHTDLPVNQLSFECGFEDPSHFIRVFKQKYKSTPLQYRNLQTH; translated from the coding sequence ATGGTAAATTTGTATTCTTTTATTAAACAGAATGACAGCTTTCATAAACTGGAAGTAAACGAATTACTATTTGTTGAATACACCTGTATACAAGAAGAGACAAAATTCGGAATCTGGTCAGATAGCAACTATTTTGCCTTTGTCACCTCTGGCAAAAAAATGTGGCGAAGTATCTATCATGATTATGAAGCTGAAAAAGGCGATATTCTATTCATAAAAAAGGGAGCCAACCTTACCCATCAGTTTTTTGATGATGAGTTCTGTGCTATTTTCTTTTTTATTCCTGACAATTTCATCAAATCATTTTTTACAAAAAACGCTTCCTTTTTAGATGCAGCCCAAAAACAGTTGTCCGACCAAGATGCTGTGCTAAGAGTAAAATCGAATAAATTACTAGAAAATTATTGTGAATCTATATGTTCTTATCTCACTTTAGATGAGAAACCCAACACTGAATTGTTAAAACTAAAATTTGAAGAACTGTTATTAAGTCTTTGTGGAAATAAAGAACATCAACATCTTACTGACTATTTAATTTCCATATGTCAAAATCAGACCTATCATATGACGCGTATCATGGAAGAAAATTTTGGCTATAATCTGAAAATCGAGGACTATGCAAAACTTTGTCATATGAGTTTGTCAAAATTTAAAAAAGCTTTTAACGACCATTATAAAGTAACACCTGGCCACTGGCTAAAGCAGCGTAAATTAGATTTAGCACTGCATCGTTTATTACATACAGATCTACCTGTCAATCAACTTTCCTTTGAATGCGGTTTTGAAGACCCATCCCATTTTATTCGTGTATTTAAACAAAAATATAAGTCCACACCTTTGCAATATCGCAATCTTCAAACACATTAA
- a CDS encoding acyltransferase, with protein sequence MMGLKDKIKNSEGIKKFVHWLLVPKNQARPRLWVKWFVNPFYHKKGRGATIRRRTRVDVLPWNSFELGTNSTIEDFSTINNGVGAVKIGNRTRIGLGNTIIGPVSIGDDVRLAQNVVLSGLNHNYEDISQPIHAQGVSTAKIIVEKETWIGANSVVVAGVIIGKHCIIAGGSVVTKDIPDYSVAVGNPARVVKTYNHDTGEWERAIKKDLVAV encoded by the coding sequence ATGATGGGTTTAAAAGACAAAATAAAGAATAGTGAGGGCATTAAAAAATTTGTGCATTGGCTGCTAGTTCCTAAAAATCAGGCAAGACCTCGTTTATGGGTGAAATGGTTTGTCAACCCTTTTTATCATAAAAAAGGTAGAGGCGCGACAATTCGAAGAAGAACACGGGTGGATGTTCTGCCCTGGAACAGTTTTGAACTAGGGACAAATTCTACCATAGAAGATTTTTCAACCATTAACAACGGCGTTGGAGCAGTAAAAATTGGAAATAGAACACGGATAGGTCTTGGAAATACCATCATTGGTCCGGTTAGTATCGGGGACGATGTCCGTTTAGCACAAAATGTGGTGCTTTCTGGATTAAACCATAATTACGAAGACATTTCACAACCCATTCATGCACAAGGGGTATCCACTGCTAAGATTATTGTTGAAAAAGAAACATGGATAGGGGCGAACAGTGTTGTCGTTGCCGGGGTTATCATAGGGAAACATTGCATTATTGCAGGAGGAAGTGTGGTGACTAAGGATATTCCAGACTATTCTGTGGCGGTAGGTAATCCAGCAAGAGTTGTAAAGACATACAACCATGATACGGGAGAATGGGAAAGAGCCATCAAAAAAGATCTTGTAGCAGTATAA
- a CDS encoding YdhR family protein gives MKNVTAVLSVKFNSSHSQERLMEVCNEDLNLFRNVSGLIEKYYIAEETTGAISGIYLFETKSARNAFWTSELAAKIPERYGVIAETLRVEEYNMAIVLNESVLS, from the coding sequence ATGAAAAATGTAACAGCGGTATTATCAGTAAAATTTAATTCTTCCCATAGCCAAGAAAGGCTAATGGAAGTCTGTAATGAAGATTTGAATCTCTTTAGAAATGTATCTGGTCTTATTGAAAAGTATTACATAGCCGAGGAAACTACAGGAGCAATTAGTGGTATTTATTTATTTGAAACAAAAAGCGCAAGAAACGCTTTCTGGACTTCTGAATTAGCGGCCAAAATACCTGAACGCTATGGTGTGATTGCGGAAACGCTTAGAGTGGAAGAATACAATATGGCAATTGTATTAAATGAGTCTGTCTTGTCATAA